Proteins from one Methanococcus maripaludis C5 genomic window:
- a CDS encoding flippase — MEYKKKILSGISWNVLSFLISAPLAYFVRVYYSHELPKLDVGLYYAVWDLFCVFAIFKALGLEQAIIKYIPKYIAKNEYNMVKSSIVITGILQFLISGVFSGILILLAPLIAKYYINNQGQFSNDIFTVINVLILMTVGLQLLQGCADFFSNIISGFQKQNYASSTRVVKIASVLIFSFIFINFFNLKNAYAPALAYAITPIIMIIIYSSITFKKIYPNFFKDEFIFSKKIVKDLFSYSIPVMIGSAGSIILGYLDGICLTYFTGLNTVADYRNVALPTVTILSYISVSVASVLFPMSSELWEKGHKEILNSIFEKISYYSFLLILPFSLLMAYLPETIIGILFTPEYLSASEPMKILSIGAIFLTLNTIGFSVLNGIGKPALSTKILYIGAFFNLTFNLLLIPKFGVFGAAITTVIGYLIMWILQIIYLRKFLHYSLNFNKYVLVSIVGIFSLIPLFLMKNIVFSSLIMKLSSFTITYFLMYLTGLFMFKLISINELKNLLNVK, encoded by the coding sequence TTGGAATACAAAAAAAAGATATTATCGGGAATTAGCTGGAATGTACTTTCTTTTTTAATTTCGGCCCCGCTTGCATACTTTGTTAGAGTTTATTATTCCCACGAACTTCCAAAATTAGATGTCGGACTATATTATGCAGTTTGGGATTTATTCTGCGTTTTTGCAATTTTTAAAGCATTGGGGCTTGAACAGGCGATCATAAAATATATTCCCAAATACATTGCGAAAAATGAATATAATATGGTAAAATCCTCAATTGTAATAACTGGTATTCTTCAATTTTTAATTTCTGGCGTTTTTTCAGGAATTTTAATTCTATTGGCCCCATTAATTGCCAAATATTATATAAACAATCAAGGCCAGTTTTCAAATGACATTTTTACGGTAATAAATGTACTAATATTAATGACAGTCGGACTACAATTGCTACAAGGATGTGCTGATTTCTTTTCAAATATTATTTCAGGTTTTCAAAAACAAAACTATGCAAGTTCTACAAGGGTAGTCAAAATAGCATCGGTCTTAATTTTTTCTTTTATTTTTATTAACTTCTTTAATCTTAAAAATGCGTATGCTCCCGCCCTTGCTTATGCAATAACCCCAATTATTATGATTATTATATACTCAAGTATAACATTTAAAAAAATTTACCCTAATTTTTTTAAGGATGAATTTATTTTTTCTAAAAAAATCGTTAAAGACCTCTTTTCATACAGTATCCCTGTAATGATAGGTAGTGCTGGAAGCATTATTCTTGGATACCTTGATGGAATTTGTTTAACCTATTTCACAGGATTAAATACGGTTGCAGATTACCGTAATGTTGCACTGCCCACAGTAACTATTTTAAGTTACATATCTGTTTCTGTTGCATCTGTTCTTTTTCCGATGAGCTCAGAACTATGGGAAAAGGGCCATAAAGAGATATTGAACAGCATTTTTGAAAAAATAAGCTATTATTCTTTTTTATTAATACTTCCATTCTCATTATTAATGGCATATCTTCCTGAAACAATAATTGGCATTCTTTTCACCCCAGAATATTTGTCCGCTTCCGAACCGATGAAAATATTAAGTATCGGTGCTATTTTTTTAACATTGAACACTATCGGGTTTTCAGTATTAAATGGAATTGGAAAACCTGCACTATCTACAAAAATACTTTATATTGGAGCGTTTTTTAATTTAACATTTAATTTATTACTCATACCAAAATTTGGCGTATTTGGTGCAGCAATAACAACCGTAATTGGCTACCTGATAATGTGGATACTTCAAATAATTTATTTACGTAAATTCCTGCATTATTCATTGAATTTTAATAAATACGTTCTGGTGTCCATAGTAGGTATTTTTTCATTGATACCATTATTTTTAATGAAAAATATAGTTTTCAGCAGTCTGATAATGAAATTAAGTTCATTTACAATTACATACTTCCTGATGTATTTAACAGGACTTTTTATGTTTAAGCTGATTTCAATTAATGAATTAAAAAATTTATTAAATGTAAAATGA
- a CDS encoding glycosyltransferase family 4 protein yields the protein MKKAKLLIFPGYFVPHLGGLETHTDEFSKYMPSENYDISIFAPNIPKSKEFEIRHGFVKVYRYPAFELISNYPVPNIFNLRFWKILSDAYLLKPDIVMTRTRFFSNTLLGLIYAKFRSKPKKLIHVEHGSDFVKLENPIKNHLAYFYDISVGKIIFKRSDSVIAISKAVHKFIKTNFLEKKDIPIIYRGMEIEEIEKIEKNLELAKKFENKFKICFLGRLYKWKGVENIIGAYSKLPEQIQKNTVLLIIGYGEDLERLKNLAGDYLDNGIYFLGKLDFKDAISAMKASDIYIHSSYPGGGLSSSLLQAMCSGKAIIASPHEGADEVIFEDNTGILLPNNNEEEIKNGICKLYSNKQLINKYGTAAKLFLKENFTWDSSIKQYIKILDRL from the coding sequence ATGAAAAAAGCAAAATTACTTATTTTTCCAGGCTACTTTGTACCCCATTTAGGCGGTTTAGAAACGCATACTGACGAATTTTCAAAATATATGCCATCTGAAAACTATGATATCTCAATATTTGCACCAAATATTCCAAAATCTAAAGAATTTGAAATCCGACATGGTTTTGTAAAAGTATATCGGTATCCTGCATTTGAACTTATTTCGAACTATCCTGTTCCAAATATATTTAATTTAAGATTTTGGAAAATTTTATCTGATGCATATTTGCTAAAACCAGATATCGTAATGACCCGAACTAGATTTTTTTCAAATACTCTTTTAGGATTAATTTATGCGAAATTTAGGTCAAAACCTAAAAAATTAATCCATGTTGAACATGGAAGTGATTTCGTTAAGCTCGAAAATCCAATTAAAAATCATCTGGCATATTTTTATGATATTTCAGTAGGTAAAATAATATTCAAAAGATCAGATAGCGTTATTGCAATTTCAAAAGCAGTTCATAAATTCATAAAAACTAATTTCTTAGAAAAAAAAGATATTCCGATAATATATAGAGGTATGGAAATTGAAGAAATTGAAAAAATTGAAAAAAACTTAGAATTGGCTAAAAAATTTGAAAATAAGTTTAAAATCTGTTTTTTGGGAAGACTTTATAAGTGGAAAGGTGTAGAAAACATAATAGGTGCATATTCCAAACTACCTGAACAAATTCAAAAAAATACCGTTTTATTGATTATCGGTTATGGTGAAGACTTAGAAAGATTAAAAAATCTTGCAGGAGATTATTTAGATAACGGAATATATTTTTTGGGAAAATTAGATTTCAAAGATGCAATATCTGCAATGAAAGCCTCTGATATATACATTCATTCGTCTTATCCTGGGGGGGGACTTTCAAGTTCACTATTACAGGCAATGTGTTCTGGAAAAGCCATTATTGCTAGTCCCCATGAGGGTGCTGATGAAGTAATATTTGAGGATAATACTGGAATTTTATTGCCGAATAATAACGAAGAAGAAATAAAAAACGGAATTTGCAAATTATACTCGAATAAACAATTGATAAATAAATACGGAACTGCTGCAAAATTATTCTTAAAAGAAAATTTCACGTGGGATTCATCTATAAAACAATACATAAAAATCCTTGATAGATTGTGA
- the glmM gene encoding phosphoglucosamine mutase, with product MKLFGTSGIRMKNLDPLIAYKVGYAISKNFKKAVIGRDTRTTGNLIESAITAGLLNGGCDVTTIGMVPTPVLGYSAKDYDLGIMITASHNPPEYNGIKLFNKNGTAFDPKQEKELENIINNDDFNEGTWDNIGCVIEDKTAVKNYSEYILQNLDIKTNFNVVVDCANAAGCVVSPNIFTEAGCKVISVNSHCDGRFVGRMPEPNEKNLKETVDIIKGLNSNCRNYIGIAHDGDADRMIAIDELGRVTDFDKLLAAFCKYIVQKTGADKIVTTVDASMAIDEYLNEFGAEVVRTKIGDVAVAEELEKTGAIFGGEPSGTWIHRDIHLTPDGILSGLRVLEMMEFYDKKLHEIIDEVPSYYNMREKILCPDNLKQQVMDYVSKEGEKIFEKKPETLDGVRFSFEKGWILIRPSGTESYVRVRVEAKEKDFAEKLMKTGISMVYTGISGN from the coding sequence TTGAAACTTTTTGGGACTTCGGGGATTCGAATGAAAAATTTAGATCCTTTAATTGCATACAAAGTTGGTTATGCAATTTCAAAAAATTTTAAAAAAGCAGTTATTGGAAGAGATACGAGAACTACTGGAAACTTAATTGAAAGTGCTATTACAGCAGGACTTCTTAATGGTGGCTGTGATGTAACTACAATTGGAATGGTTCCAACTCCAGTTTTGGGTTATTCTGCAAAAGACTATGATTTGGGAATTATGATTACTGCATCTCATAATCCTCCTGAATACAACGGGATAAAGTTATTTAATAAAAACGGAACTGCATTTGATCCAAAGCAGGAAAAAGAACTCGAAAATATAATTAATAATGATGATTTTAACGAAGGTACTTGGGATAATATTGGCTGTGTTATAGAAGATAAAACCGCAGTTAAAAATTATTCTGAGTATATTTTACAAAATTTAGATATAAAGACTAATTTTAATGTTGTTGTTGACTGTGCAAATGCGGCAGGGTGTGTAGTTTCTCCAAATATATTCACTGAAGCAGGATGTAAAGTAATTTCTGTAAATTCGCACTGTGATGGAAGATTTGTTGGACGGATGCCTGAGCCAAATGAAAAAAATTTGAAGGAAACCGTAGATATTATAAAAGGTTTAAATTCAAACTGTAGAAATTATATTGGGATTGCGCACGATGGTGATGCTGACAGGATGATCGCAATTGATGAACTTGGGAGAGTTACTGATTTTGACAAGCTTTTAGCAGCATTTTGTAAATATATTGTTCAAAAAACAGGCGCTGACAAAATTGTGACCACTGTTGACGCTTCAATGGCTATTGATGAATATTTAAATGAATTTGGGGCTGAAGTAGTAAGGACAAAGATTGGGGATGTTGCAGTAGCTGAGGAACTCGAAAAAACAGGCGCTATTTTTGGAGGGGAACCTTCTGGAACATGGATACATAGGGATATTCATTTAACTCCTGACGGCATCCTTTCGGGACTTAGGGTTTTAGAAATGATGGAATTTTACGACAAAAAATTGCATGAAATTATTGATGAAGTTCCTTCATACTACAATATGCGTGAAAAAATATTGTGCCCAGATAATTTAAAGCAGCAAGTAATGGATTACGTCTCAAAAGAAGGCGAAAAAATATTTGAAAAGAAACCTGAAACTCTTGATGGGGTTAGATTTTCATTTGAAAAAGGTTGGATATTGATAAGGCCTTCTGGAACTGAAAGCTACGTTAGAGTTAGGGTTGAGGCAAAAGAAAAAGATTTTGCAGAAAAATTAATGAAAACTGGAATTTCAATGGTATATACGGGAATTTCTGGAAATTAG
- the glmU gene encoding bifunctional sugar-1-phosphate nucleotidylyltransferase/acetyltransferase, with product MDAIILCAGKGTRLHPITESRPKPMIPIAGKPILEHIIEKIENHVEKIYLVVGFEKEKIIEYFNENPKIEYILQEKQLGTGHAVLTAKNFIKDDFLVLNGDVIFEDSIDEILDYENAVALSKVDNPENFGVIELGYDNKVINLLEKPKKEELTSNFINAGIYKLQNSVFGILENLVPSERGEIELTDALKKLIEIGKLHGVELNGYWNDIGHPWDVLSANSHFLNKIISKISGKIENNVSITGNVIIEEGAVIKSNSVIEGPVIIKSGSIVGPLAYIRPNTILMENNFVGNSSEIKGSIIFENTKIPHLSYVGDSIIGANCNFGCNTITANLRFDNKPVIVNIKGKPVKSVRKLGAIIGDNVKSGIQVSFMPGVKIGSNSLIGANCLIDSDIEQESFVYKKDELVITKKRN from the coding sequence ATGGATGCAATAATATTATGTGCTGGAAAAGGAACTAGGTTACATCCAATAACAGAATCACGCCCAAAACCAATGATTCCAATTGCGGGAAAACCTATACTTGAACACATTATTGAAAAAATAGAAAACCACGTTGAAAAAATATATCTGGTAGTTGGTTTTGAAAAAGAAAAAATTATTGAATATTTCAATGAAAACCCTAAAATTGAATATATTTTGCAGGAAAAACAGCTTGGAACAGGGCATGCGGTTTTAACGGCTAAAAATTTTATAAAAGACGATTTTTTAGTTTTAAATGGGGATGTAATTTTTGAAGATTCAATTGACGAAATTTTAGATTACGAAAATGCAGTCGCACTGTCAAAAGTAGATAATCCTGAAAATTTTGGCGTAATCGAACTTGGATACGACAATAAGGTAATAAATCTGCTTGAAAAGCCAAAAAAAGAAGAATTAACCTCAAATTTTATAAATGCAGGAATTTATAAACTTCAAAATAGCGTATTTGGAATTTTAGAAAATCTTGTTCCATCAGAACGCGGAGAAATCGAGTTAACTGACGCTTTGAAGAAACTAATTGAAATCGGAAAACTTCACGGTGTTGAATTAAATGGCTACTGGAACGATATTGGTCATCCATGGGATGTTTTAAGTGCAAACAGCCACTTTTTAAATAAAATAATTTCAAAAATTTCTGGAAAAATTGAAAATAATGTATCAATTACTGGAAACGTTATAATTGAAGAAGGCGCAGTAATAAAATCAAATTCAGTAATCGAAGGGCCAGTAATTATAAAATCTGGTTCTATTGTAGGGCCTTTAGCATATATTCGTCCAAATACAATTTTAATGGAAAATAATTTTGTTGGAAATTCTTCTGAAATTAAGGGAAGTATTATCTTTGAAAACACGAAAATTCCGCATCTTTCCTACGTTGGGGACAGCATAATTGGTGCAAACTGTAATTTTGGATGTAACACGATAACTGCAAACTTAAGATTTGATAATAAACCTGTTATTGTAAATATCAAAGGAAAGCCTGTAAAAAGTGTCAGAAAACTTGGAGCAATAATTGGCGACAATGTAAAAAGCGGAATTCAAGTTTCATTCATGCCCGGTGTCAAAATTGGTAGCAATTCATTAATTGGGGCAAATTGCCTAATTGATAGTGATATTGAACAGGAAAGTTTTGTTTATAAAAAAGACGAACTTGTAATTACTAAAAAGAGGAATTAA
- a CDS encoding deoxyuridine 5'-triphosphate nucleotidohydrolase yields MIIGPNITKDFLSDLKEGQLQQCGVDLKLDKIYKIEGKGAIDFSNEKRVLPEHVLIFDSEKDEKIELECGIYIVKIKEKMNIPENMAGFAYPRSTLLRMGVTLYTAVHDPGYEGYASYLMHVMNPVTMYKYAKIAQIVFSEVKDGNGTYSGIYHKK; encoded by the coding sequence ATGATTATTGGACCAAATATCACAAAAGATTTTTTATCGGATTTAAAAGAAGGCCAGCTCCAGCAGTGCGGTGTTGATTTAAAACTCGATAAAATTTACAAAATTGAAGGAAAAGGGGCAATTGATTTTTCAAATGAAAAACGAGTTCTTCCAGAACATGTTTTAATTTTTGATTCGGAAAAGGATGAAAAAATCGAGCTTGAATGTGGGATATATATTGTAAAAATTAAAGAAAAAATGAATATTCCAGAAAACATGGCTGGTTTTGCATATCCTAGAAGTACGCTTCTTAGAATGGGCGTAACGCTTTATACTGCAGTACACGATCCTGGATACGAGGGATATGCAAGCTATTTAATGCATGTAATGAACCCTGTAACGATGTATAAATATGCAAAAATTGCACAGATTGTGTTTTCCGAAGTTAAGGATGGAAATGGAACTTACAGTGGAATATATCACAAAAAATAA
- a CDS encoding DUF4040 domain-containing protein codes for MSIYIDFLIMALVLMSYIGALIQKDLIKCVVLTGLGGLGLAYLFSSLLAPDVALTEAILGGAVLPAFFAFTVKRTQRLDK; via the coding sequence ATGAGTATTTATATTGATTTTTTAATAATGGCACTCGTTTTAATGTCATACATCGGTGCTTTGATTCAGAAAGACTTAATTAAATGTGTTGTTTTAACAGGACTTGGCGGACTTGGACTTGCGTACCTTTTCAGCTCCCTACTTGCACCGGATGTTGCGTTAACAGAAGCAATTTTGGGTGGCGCCGTTTTACCTGCATTTTTCGCATTTACAGTTAAAAGAACGCAAAGACTTGATAAATAA
- a CDS encoding cation:proton antiporter (subunit G of antiporter complex involved in resistance to high concentrations of Na+, K+, Li+ and/or alkali): MFDDIVLIIASIGILLASFRLWVEKDREKMVYARLHITGVIDIACIVILLVFRQYLLALTYLVLVPFSAHAIANADYFDELKKQ; the protein is encoded by the coding sequence ATGTTTGACGATATTGTACTAATAATCGCATCTATTGGGATATTGTTAGCATCATTTAGGCTCTGGGTTGAAAAAGACCGTGAAAAAATGGTTTATGCAAGACTCCATATCACGGGGGTTATCGATATTGCATGTATCGTGATATTGCTTGTATTTAGGCAGTATTTGCTTGCTTTAACATATCTAGTGTTAGTTCCATTCTCAGCACATGCAATAGCTAATGCAGACTACTTCGATGAATTAAAAAAGCAGTAA
- a CDS encoding pyridoxal phosphate-dependent aminotransferase, with the protein MIAERCLGTEQSEIRKIFNMATENSINLGIGEPDFDTPKHIVEAAKSALDAGKTHYVPNAGIPELTSAISEKLKKDNKLDISQKNIVTTCGASEALMLSLFTLVNRGEEVLVPDPGFVSYKGLTELCEGKMVPIDLDDKFRIDLESVKNSISEKTKCIVLNSPSNPTGSVMTKEEIKGICEIADEKNICVISDEIYEKIIYGKKHYSAMEFTDNCILINGFSKAYAMTGWRVGYLAVNENFDNKYEILENMMKIHQYGFACATSFAQFGAVEALTGDQNCVSDMVSEFERRRNLIYSGMKEIFSVQKPEGAFYIFPDVIEYGNGMDVATKLIQNGILCVPGSAFGKNGENSVRFSYATKYDDIERALSIMKNVLL; encoded by the coding sequence GTGATTGCAGAAAGGTGTTTGGGAACAGAACAGTCCGAAATTCGTAAAATATTTAACATGGCGACAGAAAACTCGATAAATCTGGGGATTGGAGAACCGGATTTTGATACTCCAAAGCACATTGTCGAAGCTGCTAAATCGGCTCTCGATGCTGGAAAAACGCATTATGTTCCAAATGCAGGAATCCCAGAATTAACTTCTGCAATTTCTGAAAAATTGAAGAAAGATAATAAATTAGATATTTCACAAAAAAATATTGTCACGACTTGTGGAGCTTCTGAAGCACTTATGCTTTCATTATTTACGCTCGTAAACCGTGGCGAAGAAGTTTTAGTTCCTGATCCAGGTTTTGTTTCATACAAAGGTTTAACTGAACTTTGCGAAGGAAAAATGGTTCCAATTGATCTGGATGATAAATTTAGAATTGATTTGGAATCTGTAAAAAACAGTATTTCAGAAAAAACAAAATGTATTGTTTTAAATTCGCCATCAAACCCGACAGGAAGTGTGATGACAAAGGAAGAAATTAAAGGAATCTGTGAAATTGCAGACGAAAAAAATATCTGTGTAATTTCTGATGAGATATATGAAAAGATAATTTATGGAAAAAAACACTATTCTGCAATGGAATTTACAGATAACTGTATATTAATTAATGGATTTTCAAAAGCTTACGCAATGACTGGCTGGAGAGTTGGATACTTGGCAGTAAACGAAAATTTTGATAATAAATACGAAATACTTGAAAACATGATGAAAATCCACCAGTACGGCTTTGCATGTGCAACATCCTTTGCACAGTTTGGTGCAGTTGAAGCACTTACTGGGGATCAAAATTGCGTTTCAGACATGGTTTCAGAATTTGAAAGAAGAAGGAATTTAATTTATTCAGGAATGAAAGAGATATTTAGCGTTCAAAAGCCAGAAGGGGCATTTTATATATTCCCTGATGTTATTGAATATGGAAACGGAATGGATGTAGCAACAAAACTCATTCAAAACGGAATTTTGTGTGTTCCCGGATCAGCATTTGGTAAAAATGGAGAAAACAGTGTACGATTCTCATACGCTACAAAATATGATGATATTGAAAGAGCATTAAGCATTATGAAAAACGTTCTTCTTTAA
- a CDS encoding RNA-binding domain-containing protein: MIIKIKTNVKPTEDENKVLKAVTNIFVDAEMEVSENIYTGVSKDISRFKELLRSQAILDAARNVLERNIVGNATKFHINKQAAYSGILNFDKDVHGGIKLEFICEENEDIFGLIKDIAPRTRNGVIINEDEELENKKE, translated from the coding sequence ATGATAATCAAGATAAAAACAAATGTAAAACCAACCGAAGATGAAAATAAGGTTTTAAAAGCAGTAACTAATATATTTGTTGACGCAGAAATGGAGGTTTCTGAAAATATCTATACTGGAGTTTCAAAAGATATTTCAAGATTTAAAGAGCTCCTTAGAAGTCAGGCAATTTTGGATGCTGCAAGAAACGTTCTTGAAAGAAATATTGTTGGAAATGCAACGAAATTTCATATAAACAAACAGGCAGCGTATTCCGGAATTTTAAACTTTGATAAGGATGTTCACGGCGGAATAAAACTCGAATTTATTTGCGAAGAAAATGAAGATATATTTGGATTGATTAAAGATATTGCTCCAAGAACGAGAAACGGGGTCATAATAAACGAAGATGAAGAATTGGAAAACAAAAAAGAATAA
- the sppA gene encoding signal peptide peptidase SppA, which translates to MKKIYYYSGAVFLIIILFLVGFILLIPVDGISSKNMAMINLDGTISSQTSESGFFSEFEPSVDDYIEWIDDAEKDSNIKAIIIKINSPGGEVIASEKLSRKIKEASEEKVVIAYIETMGTSAAYQAASSTDYIVAERQALVGNIGVRMEIIHYYGLMEKLGVNATTIKSGIYKDIGSPTRPMTEEEQRMLESIVDESYYEFVSWVAENRNMTINETLRVADGKIYSGVQAKRVGLVDMTGTEEDAIEVAAKMANLSNPEVYEYAGSSSVGIFGMTFNDALCSFGYGFGKGLSESNIEESFKSYQIYY; encoded by the coding sequence TTGAAAAAGATATATTATTATTCGGGGGCAGTATTTTTAATAATTATTCTATTTTTAGTTGGATTTATTTTATTAATCCCTGTAGATGGGATCAGTTCTAAAAATATGGCAATGATAAATCTTGATGGTACAATAAGCTCACAAACTTCAGAATCAGGTTTTTTCAGTGAATTTGAGCCAAGCGTAGACGATTACATCGAATGGATCGATGATGCAGAAAAAGATTCTAATATAAAAGCAATAATTATCAAAATCAACTCCCCTGGTGGAGAAGTTATCGCAAGTGAAAAACTTTCAAGAAAAATAAAAGAAGCATCCGAAGAGAAAGTTGTTATTGCATATATTGAAACAATGGGTACTTCAGCAGCATATCAGGCTGCATCTTCAACAGATTATATTGTTGCAGAAAGACAGGCACTAGTTGGAAATATCGGCGTTAGGATGGAAATTATACACTATTATGGATTGATGGAAAAACTCGGTGTGAATGCAACAACAATTAAAAGTGGGATCTATAAAGATATCGGTTCTCCGACAAGACCAATGACTGAAGAAGAACAGAGAATGCTCGAATCAATTGTTGATGAAAGTTATTATGAATTCGTTTCATGGGTTGCTGAAAATAGAAACATGACAATAAATGAAACGTTACGGGTTGCTGATGGAAAAATATACAGTGGGGTTCAGGCTAAACGGGTCGGATTAGTCGATATGACTGGAACAGAAGAAGACGCAATAGAAGTTGCTGCAAAAATGGCAAATTTATCAAATCCGGAAGTTTATGAGTATGCTGGAAGTTCTTCTGTAGGGATATTTGGAATGACATTTAACGATGCACTATGTAGTTTCGGATATGGTTTTGGAAAAGGGCTTTCAGAATCGAATATCGAAGAAAGTTTTAAATCCTATCAGATTTATTACTAA
- a CDS encoding calcium/sodium antiporter: MLIESVFFLAVGLFMLSYGSDWFVLGASRVAKQFNISSFVIGATIVAFGTSLPEIVTSAYAASTGSVDLAVGNALGSCIANIGLVLGLSLIISSVFIKSRSVLKNGYLYMVYTIIFTIIGYNGFSFLDGVFLLLLLALYVIYTIKSGEMDEDEHEKSVTFSGAIFYLAIGLSFVILGSSFFVDGAKGLATAFGISEKIIGFTIVAFGTSLPELAVSFAAAKQKLGGIVIGNVIGSNIANMFGALAIASLIHEIPAVKFELSVNILMVFLLLILMNKEKIKAVLNLNSTKDYLSEITKIDGLILMLIYLLFVLGLTGIF; this comes from the coding sequence ATGCTAATCGAATCAGTCTTTTTTTTAGCAGTAGGTTTATTTATGCTATCTTATGGTAGTGATTGGTTTGTTTTAGGCGCTTCAAGAGTTGCAAAGCAGTTTAACATCTCCAGTTTTGTAATCGGGGCTACAATCGTTGCATTTGGAACGTCGCTTCCTGAAATTGTAACAAGTGCATATGCGGCATCTACTGGATCAGTTGATTTGGCAGTTGGGAATGCTCTTGGAAGCTGTATTGCAAATATCGGGCTTGTACTTGGTTTAAGTTTGATTATTTCTTCAGTATTTATCAAAAGCAGGTCGGTTCTTAAAAACGGCTATTTATATATGGTTTACACGATAATTTTCACGATAATCGGATACAACGGTTTTTCATTTTTAGATGGTGTATTTTTACTTCTTTTACTTGCACTTTACGTGATATATACGATAAAATCTGGCGAAATGGATGAAGACGAGCACGAAAAAAGTGTAACTTTTAGTGGGGCAATATTTTACCTTGCAATCGGACTTTCATTTGTAATATTGGGAAGTAGTTTTTTTGTCGATGGTGCAAAAGGACTTGCAACTGCTTTTGGAATATCTGAAAAAATTATTGGATTTACAATCGTTGCATTTGGAACGTCGCTTCCTGAACTTGCGGTTTCATTTGCTGCAGCAAAACAGAAACTTGGAGGAATTGTTATTGGAAATGTGATTGGAAGTAACATTGCAAATATGTTTGGAGCGCTTGCAATTGCATCTTTGATTCACGAAATTCCTGCAGTTAAATTTGAACTTTCAGTTAATATTTTGATGGTATTTTTACTCCTGATTTTAATGAACAAGGAAAAAATAAAAGCAGTATTAAATTTGAACTCTACAAAAGACTATCTTTCAGAAATTACAAAAATAGATGGCTTAATATTAATGTTAATATACTTGCTATTTGTTTTGGGGCTTACCGGAATCTTTTAA